gtCACCACTAAGACAGAGTCTGGCAGGAGCTGTTCTAATGGTCCAGGCCAGGCTCACTGCTCTCGGGGTGGGGGGGCTAAGGGTGGGGGCCATGCCCCAGGGGTGGTAGACAACAACCCCAGCCTGGCATTATGAGCAGAAGTGGGAGTGAAGGCAGGTCCATAGTCAGCTTCATTCCACTCCCCAACCTCCCACAGGATGCAGGTGAACCGATACTCTCTCACCTGAGGCCAAGACCAGCATGGGCTTGATGGAGCCACCCCAGGGAGCCCCAAGAGAGATGAAGCCATCGATGAAGCGGTCCTTCCAGGACTGGGGCTGGCGCAGCAAGAAATAGAGCAAGTGCAGGCAGCCAAGGCTGTGCCCAATGAGGAAGACAGGCTTTCCGTAAGTAGCATGCATCTCCTCCACCAGCCCAGCGAGCTTCCCAAAGTACTCCTCTTGCTGGCCTGcgggtggggtgggtggagggggaTCAGGGCAGCTGGAGTTAGGGGCCACCTGCCCCACCCCGAGCTCATCATCCGCAGAGATACTCACTGGGTTCCAGCCGCCAGTCATAGGGGGCGGCCCGCACTGTCTCGTCCCGCGCATACCCATTGTTGACCAGATTCTGCACCAGTGTGTGCATGTAACCTGTGGGGGAGGCAACAGCATTGGGGGCTCTGACCACGGCTCCTGTGGGCCCACTACAGCCTAGAGTCCCACTCTTTTCCCCAATACACACACCTGCCAGCTTGTTGTCGTCCAGGTACTCAACAGAGTAGGTCTTGCCAAAGCCAGGGACACGGATCTGTACACCGGGGGCGTTGGACACACGCCCAGAGCTGCGGTTGTAGACAACCCTGGGGGCAGTGGGACAGTCAGCAGGCCAGCAGCAAGGGGGCAGGGTGtaggggctggggcagaggggatGGCACTTACCTGGTGTTATCGATCCAGCAGTCTACCCCAAGGGGTAGGAACATATTGAGATCCAGCCAGACGGTGAAGAAGTCCTCTGTCTTGCGGTAGCACATCCAGTTCACCACATCAGGTTTATCCAGCTTGGCTTCCAGCTGATTCCCCAGGCAGCCAGGCACTGCAGGCACTAGCCTTCACTCTGGATTCCTCAGATTTCCACCCCAGTCTCATCCCCCACTGTAGTGACCAGCCTTGCCCCTTCATCTTCCACACCCTTAATCCCCAGGGACTAAAGATACGATCCTCTCTTTCTGATCatacccccaccccatccccccagCAGCCCAAAGCCCAGGCTCCCCTCAGGCAGGAAGGGTGCAGGGGCCAAGGCCACTGACCCCTGCCCCCACAAAGCAAACACCTAGCATGGTTCTCCATTACTGCCAAAGTCCAAGGTGAGAACAAATAGGTATGGGGGAATGGGAGCTGGGCCTAGGAGTAGGGGGCAGGCCTTGATAGGCTTCCCTTGCTCTCCTGGGCTGGTCATCCTGTCCTTGCTGGGGTTGGGGCTGAGAAAGGAGTGGTGGGCTTGGCCCAAGGTCCAGTGGCTGTAGCTCACCACAGCTTGTAATGTCCTGGCCAAGCCCTCAGGCACGCCCAGCCCCCACTCCACCCGCCTGGGCTAGACAACTCAGAGACACAGGAAGTGTGGTGGGGGAAAGGGTTGATTTCTCTGCAGCACAAACCTTTGGCCCCTCCAACCACTGAGGCAGGTATCAGGGCTAATGCAGGGGCAGAAAGGCCTTGGCAGGGTCTGCTATCAGGGACTGGGGCCCAGGCTCCCCAAGGTCTGGCCTGGTGCATCAGGGGCCTAGCGGGGGCTTACCGAGGATGACGGGCCGTGTGTGGTTACTGAGCTCAGCCTTGGGCGTAGTGTGCGGGGGGAAGAGCACATTGAGGAGCCAGAAGGGGGTGGCAGGAGGGAGCAGCAGCCCCAACAGCAGCAGCACCCACTGCCATGGGGAGCCGGGCGGCCCCATTCCAGCCCTAGTGCCTACTGCCCAATGAAGCAGTCCTGGGCTGGCTTCATCTGGAGTGAGGGTGGGAGGGGCCCCAGGGCTCGTGGGAGGGGCAGCCTGGCCAATGGGGGTGGCCAGAGATTGCCGGAAAGGGGCACAGCCTCAGGGAGCTGGCTCTGGGTCGGGGTTCAGTTCCGCCTTCTTCACTTGGTGCCAGGAGAAATAGAGCCGGGGCAGCAGGAGGCCCAGAAGTGCACAATGTTTTATTGAAAAAAGTCAGGCCTCAGCTGGCTGGCTCCCTTTGGCTGGGCTTGGTGGGGGTCCCTGCCCACAGTAGCCTAAGCCAGGTCTTCCTGCAAGTGggctgggccagaccccttcccttgtcacccttcccctcctctctgaTGGTAACATCTGAACAATAAATATGCAATAAATAGCACTCCTGCACCGGCTGCCTTCAAACCCCACATCAGCCCCCACCAGTCTTATCCAGCCAGGGCAGGCCTCCTGGAGTGCTGGATGGGAAAGTCCCCAAACCTCTTAGGGTCCTGCAGGACCTTGGATCCATCTCCATTGCCTGGCCCAGTCGCAGTCTCCAAGAAGACCTAGCAAAGTTGGGTCCAGGGCAGGGCCAGGCAAAGCAGGGCTGACGAGTGGGTGCCAGAAGGAGGCCTTTACCCTGGACACCTCCACTCTAGGCCACAAGGTTGTACTGGGCTCAGGAGTAGATGGTGATGACTTCACGGCCACCGCCACGCACCAACAGGACCCGCTCAAGGCCCTCGGTCAGCACCTCCAGGAACTCCATGTCTGTAGGGCATCAGGTCAAGGAGGCAGCACCAGGACCCAGGGGCACCCAGGGGAGTTTGGCCCATCAATCAGAGCTGGGGTAACCTGGCACCCCCCAGGGCACCCAGGGAGAGGAGCTCCTGGCCCAACCTCACATGCTGTCCACCTCCCCACTGCCTGCCTCTCCACAAAGGGATACAATTCTCATCACCCTCGCTGTTCTTAGGTGGGCCAGGCATGTTCAGTAGGACCAGGCGGGCGTCATGGGAGCGTGTGACAATGACTTCATTGAGCTTCACGGCGGTGTGCATGCGCCGCACATTGGATTGGTCCCTGCAGATAATGAAGCTGATCATGGGCCCCACCCCTGGCACCCACAGAGCTTGTCCGCCCCCATCTCACCTCCACCCCTAGACCCTGATGTGGCTGGGTCTGTTTTTGCTGCACTCACGGCTTAATATGCACCAGCTCCCGGAAGTTGTCAGGGGCGTGGCTGGGGTTCCAGGGCTCTGCTGCCATGTACTTATCTCGTGTCCATGTCATCTGGATCTTGTCAGCCCCAGCTGCAGACTCATCCTCCTCGTCCGAGTACAGGCTCTCTAGCCGAAGGGCTGAGTGCCGGTCCTTGACCAGCTGGGCCTGAGGATAATCAGAGGCCTCAGTGCCTTGGGAAAAGAGGGGGCCTGGCTGGCCCAACATGATCACCCCACCTCAGGGAAATGGCACTGACTTGGTTGGGGCTGGGGTGAGTCATTCTGACACCCCCCCTGATGGCGTCTCCAAAAGCCTGACCCTGCGGCCTGACCCTGCGGTCTGACCCTGCCACCTGCCCCTGCCCTGAACCAAGAAGGCCACTGACTTCTCGTTCCCGCTCAGTCTTGGTCAGCCGCATCTGCCGCAGCATCTGTGACCGCTGCTCCATCATCAGTGTGCGCTCGTAGGTATATGCAGAGATGTCACTGTTATGCTGGGGAGAGGGTGGGCCATGAGGACTGGGCTGTGTGGAGCAGGGCATCCACAGGGCCACATCAGGGCGGCTGGCTcaccatctccaccacctccacctctgcCTCAAGGCGTAGGTGGTATAGGAAGACGGCTAGATCTTTCTTCATCTGGATGCTGTTGTCGTCCATCTGGGCCACCGTGAAGATGCGCATCCGGCACTTCCTCCAAACCTGTGGCAATGGAGGTGGGTGGTTCAGTCGCACCCTACCTCTCCAAGGGACCAGCCCCTCCCACCCAGGCCCACCTGCCTGGCCTACCTTGTGCTGGCGCAGCAGGAAGGGCAAAAGCATGAGCATGCCACCGTCATGTACAATCCACCACACGTCGATGTGGCCTTCCAGGTAGCGCTCATGGTTGCTGGGGTAGAAGGCGATGTTCTTGGGCACGAGCAGGGCCAGATGGGCAGCCGTGGTGCAGCGCACGGTGTCTGGGGAGGAAGGGCACTCCTGACTGCCAGCCCGTGGCCCTCTGGCCTCTGTCCTCACATGACCCCGGACCCATGTGCCACGTGGCTAAGTCCAGGCCTTGACCCTCACACACCAATAAAGGTCTTCCAGGCACGTGGGTCCTCACTCTGTCGCCagccatagggccagcccagCACCACGGAGTTATGCCTCATGCCACCCAGGCCGCAAGACTGGATAAGGTGGGCCAGTCCCTCACGCACTTTGCTGGCTACTACCACCTGGCAGAAGCCCTTCACTTTCTCAATCTCCATCATGTTCTTGATTGTCTGTAGGGAGGGAACACACCAGGGTCAGAAGGCAAGGCCATCAGCGTCCCCTCTGCTGGGCTCCCTGCCAAGGCCCCTAGGGCACAGAACTACTTGAGAGTAGTGGGGGCAATGGGGACAAGCTGTCCACCCAGAGGCCATGTTTTCAAGATGGGACAGCCATCCCCCCTCCCTTGCTCCAGCTCTCAGGTGGCAGCAGTGCTACCCACCTGGCTGGCCAGGATTGGTCCCCTCCCCTACGTGCCAGCTGCAGCCCAGACACCTCTAGTCCGGCTCAGCTCCCTGCCCCTGCAGCAGGCACCTGCTCAGCTGCCTGGGCCTCGCCATAGCTCTCCAAGAAGCTGCCTTGGATGACAGAACCGACGATGGTCAGGCCCTTGCCAGCCTTAAGCTGGGAGGCAAAGGTGAGGAGCCGTGGGTACTTCACGTGAAGGTCCTCGTCTAGCTTCAGGAGCACCAGCAGCTGAGGCCTGCGGTGGCCGGATGGGGAGGCAGCCTGAGACCAGGGCCAAAGGTCTCCAGGGAGCCCCTCttcttctcccttctctgctcacAGGCCCCCGCAGGTTTGGGTAGCAGGGATCAAAGGCTCAACAAGCAGGAGGGTGCCCCTGGCAACCCCAGGGTGAGGAACATGGGCTGGGAAGGAGAAGCCAGCACCTCTTGACCCTCCCACTCTCACAGCGCCCCCTGAGAACCTGGAGTGGCCTTGCTAGTCTAGGTGTGAACTCACCGCCAGTTCTTCGTGTGTGGAGGCCCCTCCTCTAGCCGCAACAGTGCATAGCGGGCGGCGCTCAGGGATAGGCCTCGGATCCCGTCACCCCACTCCTTCTCAGCCCTGCAGAGGCCACCACAAGCTGGTGAGCCCCTGGTCCCACCCAGGGGATTCTGTCCATGTATATGTGAGATGGCACTCATGGTGGCTAGTGAAGGATGGCTCAGCTCCCCCCAACCCAACATAGAGATCACCGCACTTGCCCCGACCAGGCAGCAGCCCCTCACTCACCCTTGGTACTCAATGTACTTGTAGATCATGCCTGCGATGAGCATGGCGACCAGGGCATAGTACCAGGAGGAGACAAACATAAGGGCCAGGCAGAGGCTCATGCCCAGGAAGGACAGCGCCCTGGGCCAGAGAGTAGGGAAGGGCCAGAATCAGGGCAAGACCAGTAGGGCCCCAGGCAAAGCCCCCCAACCCCCAATCTCTCACCAATAGCAAGTGCTGCCCAGGCAACTCAAACCCCATCCAGAATGGGGCTCCTGGCTTCCCCAAAAGCTCTTGTGTCAGAGGACTTGGCTCAGGGGTCCAACTGGCACTCACCAGTGATAGTActtgaaccggggccgccagttgGGGGTCCTCAGGAGAGTCTGCACAGCACAGGCCAGGTTCACAAACAGGTAACACATCAGAAAGAACCTGCAGCACAGGGAGTGGATGGTATAGAGCAGCCTACTTGGCAGCCAAGTACCTGATGTCCCTGCCCCTTTTCAGGCTGGGCCTGGACTAGCAACTGGGACATGTCATGGCCCTGCCCTGCATGGGCTCAGCCAGGTCTTCTCAGCCTCCCAGCACCTATTTCCACGGCCTGAGGCAGATGAGATTACTGCAGATGTGTCCTCAGAGCCAGGTCTTAGAGGATGGGCAAGTTTTTGCAGGGAGAAGAGGTGGGAAGGGGGCTGTAGGCAGGGGGAACAGAGAGTGTCGAGCTGTGGAAAAGGATAGTGCTGAGGAGTGCTCAGTGTCTGGAGATGGCTAGACAGTATTCAGGCCTCTGGCCTGAGTGGCAGTTGGATGAGGAACTGTCATGAATGTGGGGAGGAGGAGGTCGGGAGAAGATGACAAGGGCCATTTTGAATACACTGAATTAGAGACACTTGAGGGACACCATGGTTCGTGTGGGAGGCTGGGACGTGGGTGAGGCCTGCTGCGTGAGCCCTCCAGGGAAGACAGCTGAGGAGCAGAGGGCTGAGGCAAGGGGGCGCCAACCTCCACCCTCAGCTGGCAGGAGAGGAAGGGCAGATAAGAAGGCAGGAGGACTTACCAGAGAGGGCTTGCCAGGGGGCAGGGACTCTCATGAGAGGGCAGTGGTCAGTCCCATCAGGGCTGCCAGGAGGGCTGAGATATATCCTCTGGATTGGGCAGTGAGGGGTCACCACCCAAAACGACTGTGGCAAGAACAGTTTCAGGTATGCACTTATGTGTGGGTGAAGCTGGGCAGTAGTAGATGGAGGTGTGTTGTGGGGGACAAGAGAGCACTGACTCCAGCAGGCCTGGTTGTGACTGGAGTTGGGGGCTGCTTCAGGGGGAAGGAAGGCCTATCAGGCCTACAGGCTGAGTGGGGCAGTGAAGGCTAGTCCCATCATAACTGAACAAGCAAGAGGGATCATCGGCAATGGAGCAAGATGTGTGAGGAGAGATGCAGTGGACCCCCAACACTGGCAGAGGTGAACACAGCAACCACGAGAGCTCTGCCTCAGGGACCCCCAGAAATTGTCACGTGCTGACCACCTCCTGCAGGGCACTGGTAGCCTCAAATGCCCAGCTGATCccagaattttaaaagcaaacaacTTGGAAAAGAGATGGATGGGCAGTGGTGGCTTCATCAAGGCACTAGGGATAGGATGCTTGCCCTGTCCAGGAGCGGAGGGCTGCTGGCTGCCTGCTCTGGGAGTCTCCCACAGAGAGGTGTGGGACCTGTTGAAGGTCCCACACCTTAAAGTTAAAACTTCTGTATAAGTACCAGGCTTGCTCCTGAATGCAGAGGTAGGCTGAGCTCTGCCAGGCAGACATCTCCCCATACAGCCTGACATGTCTCCCAGCTGTGCCCTCAACATCAGATAGGGTCACAGGGAGGTGCTGGGGCCCCCAGCTGAAGGGTGCCAGTGGTGCAAGGAGCCTTTCCCAAGACCAtccccatccctgccctggcccccagcTCACATGGATAGAATGGGGGCCACCATGTCGAGGGAGGCGATGAGGATGCCCAGCTCGGCGATGAGTGCTGTCAGGAGAAGTGCCCATGTTGGTTCACCATTTGCCTTCCCGTGGCCAAATACCTGCATGCACCAGGGTCAGTGAGGTCAGCAAGGGAAGAAGCTGGTCCCATCACCCCGATTCCACACCTTGGGCCATAAGCCACAGCCTAGCCTCTATCACCCCCAGGTGTGTGGGGCTCAGGCCACACCTATGCCTATCCCGATAGGTACCACAAGTTTCCTTGCCCCTCACCTCTCCAGGCCTCTCTGCTTTGGATGAGCCATAGATAGGCCATGAAGATTCTGGGCCCAAGGAGCTCTGCCAACGGCAGGTCAGCGCCAGGGCCAGGGTAGCTCTCAGCAACTCCCCATGGATGGCTATGTGGCCCTGGGGTCACTAAGGGCCCCAACAGGATGTAAAGCATCCATATCCCCTACCTCTCTCCCTCAACCAATGTGAAGGGCCAGGAGCACCCAGGCTGTGGGGGAGCACAGAAGGACTTACCCGGAGGAAGGGGATGATGTTGTCCTTGGCAATGGCTTGCAACAGGCGTGGTGCCCCAGTGAGGCTCTGTAGGCCGGCACCACAAGTTGAGAAAAAGGAGCCGATAACGATGACCCACGGTGAAGGCCAGGCCAATGTGCCCACCACCAGATTTCTGCTGACGCCGTCACCGTACCTGCAGGGACTGGGCTCAGGCCATGCTCCATGCAAGGAGCCCCCCAACCTCTGGGTGGGGCCGCCCAGAGTGAGGGATGTCACAGGTCAGGAAGAGTGGCTATAGTGGCAAAGCTCTGACCCCTCAGTGGAAAAGGCCAATCCACCAGCCCCTATTTTTCCCTTTCAACCCAGTCCTGATCCTAATGCCACGATCCtctcagaagcaaaaatcctggggttggcccggtggcacaagtggttaagtgtgcgcactccgctgcggcggcccagggttcgccagtttgtatcctgggcgtgcaccaacgcaccgcttggcaagccatgctgtggcggcgtcccatataaagtggaggaagatgggcatggatgttagcccagggccagtcttcctcagcaaaaaaaacaggaagatgggcagatgttagcacaaggctgatcttcctcacaaaaaaaaagaaacaaaaatcctgGTGGGGCCTGACCCACCTGGTGGCACAGACTACCATTGGCAACTAGCAGCCTGAGGACATGTGTGGAACCACCTGTGCAAGGAGGATTGGTGTCAGGGCAGGCAAATGCTGAGCCCATTGCCACAGGGAGGGGCCCAGCTCACTCACTTGTCCCGGAGTACTACACCCTCGATGCAGGCGCCAAAGAGAACCACACTGCTGAAGTCTGCAGCTATGTCAAGGAAAGCTAGGCCTCCACTGCCACTGCTGCCCCCACTCATTCCCCACACAGGACCCACGTGCCTCTCGCCCTAGCCCTAGCCAGCAGACTCAGCTGGGACACCTACAGCTGAGGGTTTCGTGTTGTGCACACACCTCtcgagtgtgtgcatgtgtgtgaggtgAGATATATAAGCATGCATGCATGAGTGTGTCTGTGCATGCCAGCTAGTGACTTATACACAGGCAAGTGCCTTCTGttcccctccccacctgccccaggcCTGGGAAAGGATACACACAAGGGAGGTTGTAATGATGGCCAGAATGGTCCCCACTGGAATCGACTTCTGGGCATCACGGAGGTCCCCAGAGCGGTTTGAGCCAGCCATAATGCCTCCGAAAACAGACAAGACTCCCTCAGGGGCTCCTCGGgagtgggggcagggctgggtgggcGGGCAAGAGGGGCTTACCTGTTACGGAGGGGAAGAAGATGCCCACCAGCACGGTGAAGGATGTGGCGATGTCAGCCACCACATACAGGGAGAGGCTCTCCTTCAGGCCAAGGGCATCTGTGGAGGGCAGCCTGTGCTTCTCCACGACCTCACCCTTCTCCAGGTAGGCGCTCCATAGGTTTTCTGCGGGGGCAGCAGCATCACCACTGCAGCCCCACCTACTTCCCAGGGGGAGTTTGGGGCAGCCTAGCCAGAGGCTGCAGATGTAAGAGGCTTTGGGGACTTCAGGGGATGGCTTCAGCTACAGGACTGCTCTAGCCACAGGGAAGAAGCTGCCTGACTAGAAGTCTGACAGCCAAAGGTGGCTGAACCACCATCAGCCAGAGCCCCGCCACTGCCTGCCTCCTAGACAGAGGCCCTTTATTTCTCCTGTGAGAACAATCCCAGGCAGCATcaggggctggtggctggggAGAGAGGGGCTGCCATAACTTTCTAGGGGCTGCTGCAGGCCTGGGACACTGGCCAAATACACTCCATTCACCCGAAACCTAGCTGCCAGGAGCCAGGCTGAGAGGACACTGCTGGGCCAGGAAGGCAGCCAGACCTGCCTACCATTCCTGAGCTGGCCATACAAGGGCAGCTCTGTGCTCCACTCTCCTTCCATGCTCATTCCCAGCCTCCTGCTCAGCCTGTGGGTCAGAGGCAGGAGGACGGGAGGGAGGACGCACCCTGGAGCACACCGGCAGCTGCACCAGGGATGCCAGGGATCTCGGTCACATTGTTGAGCAGGAAGTAGGGGTCACAGGAGTCAGTGGTGAGGTTGGGGCTGTGGCAGAAGAGGCTCCACAGCCGGGTGGCCACTGTCTCATTATCCACCACGGCCGTCTTGGCACAGACGTCAAACTGGTCCCGGGACAGGGTCCTGTTGCCCAGCATGCATACCCTGTAGGCAGAAGCATCAGCACCTGCTCAGCTGGAGTCCCCAACCTGTTGCCATCCTGCAGCCTCGGGGACTCAGAGCATCAAAGGCCATCTACTTGGGAGGGATGTTAGTGCAATGCCTGGATGTATCCCCAGGTTACTTACGGAAACACGGGAGGGTCCAAAATAGACTTGATGCCGCCAGCGTAGATGGAGAGGATGGAGATGATCACACAGGCCAGGAAGAGCGAGGCAAATTTGTTCACATACTTGACACCAACAAACACCACCAGGGTCATGAAGGTCAGAAAAATGGTCCCATACACCCGCATATTGTTCAAGGTGGCACTCGATGTGTCGTGAGCGCCTGTTGGGTAAAAAATGGCAGCCGGCGGGGCAATGTAGGTCTGAAAcaagaagatcaataaagaagtTTCAATCTTCCTATTTGAAGAGTGAATCTTgtcattttggttttatttttaaaagagtatccagaaaaagccagtcacaaaagaccacatattgtatgattcaatttacatgaaatgtccagaataggtaaatcagATTTCATCAAATtaaggacagaaagcagattaatagttgcctagggctggggggaatggagagtgacCACTAATGACTGTGTGGTTTCTTCTTggggagatgaaaatgttctaaaattgattgtggtgatggttgtacaactctgtgaatataaagTATacactgtatactttaaatgagtggagaattgtatggtatgtgaattatatcttaataaagctgttattgaaaaaaaaaaaaagacacaagagCCAACCAGAATAGCTAAATAGCCAAAGTAGAAcagtttgagcaacaaaataaataatgatatattGAATTATgacccaaagaataaaataaatatccagaagtccATTCTAATATAAATAcatggttgaataaataaataaatggggaaaagGACAAATTTTCCTTACAGAAGAAATCCAAACAAAAAATGTAGCAGTGtgggaaatagaaaaacaaaaaaccccgaaGATCCAGGAGCGGGGTCCACACTACAGGCAGAGGACCTAGAGGTGGGAATAGCCAGGCAGTTCCTCTAAAAATCTCCTACTGTCTGGATCCCCAGGGGTGGGCACCTGTTATCCTGTACTCCCCACTGTCCCTCCACCTCTTCTCCCACCGCCTGGTGCAGTTCAGTGGGGAGTGAAAGCTGAGTCAGAGCACACATGGGGCTCACGGAAGAGGCACTGACCTCCAGACAGGGTCCTTTGGCTGCTCACCCTGATTCAGAGACAAGGAGAAGGTGGATGTAAAGGGCCCTGGCACAGAGCCCTGGGGGAGACAGACCTGGCCAGAGCCTACACAAGCCCAGGAGGCAGACTCTGCCTCACCACCAAGATCTGTCACTGAGCTAAAAGCAATAGTTCACAGACCACCTGTCATGGCTGAAATGGTGCCCGGGTGGATGGAACATCCAGGGCCAAGGTGAAGGCAGCCAGGACCCTTCCCTGCCTGGCCCAAACTGCTAGTTGAAGGGGAGAGTGGCTTGAGCAAAGATCTTTCTCCCTCGAGGAGGCCTCCCATATTATAACCCCGAGACCCTGGCCTGAGGTGAGGGGAGCATGAGCAGCCTGGGCCTTTGGGAAAGGGACTGTTTGGACAAGACCAGAGTCGGCCAGGGCTTAGCCTAACTCACCAGCAAGATCTCAATGGCCCCCAAGATGTACATGGCTGCTGCAAATGTTGTTCCCAGGTAGAAGCACAGGCCCACAG
Above is a window of Diceros bicornis minor isolate mBicDic1 chromosome 32, mDicBic1.mat.cur, whole genome shotgun sequence DNA encoding:
- the LCAT gene encoding phosphatidylcholine-sterol acyltransferase isoform X2, producing the protein MGPPGSPWQWVLLLLGLLLPPATPFWLLNVLFPPHTTPKAELSNHTRPVILVPGCLGNQLEAKLDKPDVVNWMCYRKTEDFFTVWLDLNMFLPLGVDCWIDNTRVVYNRSSGRVSNAPGVQIRVPGFGKTYSVEYLDDNKLAGYMHTLVQNLVNNGYARDETVRAAPYDWRLEPSQQEEYFGKLAGLVEEMHATYGKPVFLIGHSLGCLHLLYFLLRQPQSWKDRFIDGFISLGAPWGGSIKPMLVLASGDNQGIPIMSSIKLKEEHRMTTTSPWMFPSSRAWPEDHVFISTPSFNYTGRDFQRFFTDLHFEEGWYMWLQSRDLLAGLPAPGVEVYCLYGVGLPTPRTYIFDHGFPYTDPVGVLYEDGDDTVATRSTELCARWQGRQPQPVHLLPLHGIQHLNMVFSNQTLEHINAILLGNYRHSTPASPAASPGPLPPE
- the LCAT gene encoding phosphatidylcholine-sterol acyltransferase isoform X1; the protein is MGPPGSPWQWVLLLLGLLLPPATPFWLLNVLFPPHTTPKAELSNHTRPVILVPGCLGNQLEAKLDKPDVVNWMCYRKTEDFFTVWLDLNMFLPLGVDCWIDNTRVVYNRSSGRVSNAPGVQIRVPGFGKTYSVEYLDDNKLAGVCIGEKSGTLGCSGPTGAVVRAPNAVASPTGYMHTLVQNLVNNGYARDETVRAAPYDWRLEPSQQEEYFGKLAGLVEEMHATYGKPVFLIGHSLGCLHLLYFLLRQPQSWKDRFIDGFISLGAPWGGSIKPMLVLASGDNQGIPIMSSIKLKEEHRMTTTSPWMFPSSRAWPEDHVFISTPSFNYTGRDFQRFFTDLHFEEGWYMWLQSRDLLAGLPAPGVEVYCLYGVGLPTPRTYIFDHGFPYTDPVGVLYEDGDDTVATRSTELCARWQGRQPQPVHLLPLHGIQHLNMVFSNQTLEHINAILLGNYRHSTPASPAASPGPLPPE